The nucleotide window CCAGCGCATCCACCTCGTCGAGGACCTGGTGCCGGGCCAGACCCCGTCCACCAAGTCTGCACGTGCGTTCATCGAGCGCCTGACCGACCGTAAGTCCGTTCTCCTGGTGATCGGCCGTGAGGACAACAACTCTCGTCTTTCCGCACGGAACCTGCCGGGCGTTGTCATCCTTGAGCCGGCTCAGCTGAACACCTACGACGTGCTCAACGCGGATGACGTGATCTTCTCGGTCGAGGCACTGAACACCTTCATCAACCGCGCTAGCAACAACGCAGTTGCTGCTGCTGCGGAGGAGGAGAAGTAAATGGCTAAGATCGCTAACCCCCGTGACATCATCATCGCCCCGGTCCTCTCCGAGAAGACCTACGCGCTGATGGAGCAGAACACCTACACGTTCTTCGTGAACCCGTCTGCCAACAAGACCCAGATCAAGATTGCCGTGGAAGAGATCTTCGGCGTCGACGTCGCTTCGGTGAACACCGCCAACCGTGAGGGCAAGCGCAAGCGCTCCCGCACCGGTTACGGCAAGCGTAAAGACACCAAGCGCGCCTACGTCACTCTCCGCGAGGGCAGCGACTCCATCGACATCTTCGGCGGCGCAACGGTCTAGCGGCCGGCGTCTTTGAAGTGACGATAGAAAAGGACACACTATGGCTATTCGTAAGTACAAGCCGACAACCCCGGGTCGCCGCAACAGCTCCGTTTCCGAGTTCGAGGAGATCACTCGTTCTACCCCGGAGAAGTCTCTGCTGCGCCCGTTGCCGAAGAAGGGTGGCCGTAACACTCACGGTCACATCACCACCCGTCACCGCGGCGGCGGCCACAAGCGTCGCTACCGCGTGATCGACTTCCGCCGCTCGGACAAAGACGGCGTGCAGGCCAAGGTCGCTCACATCGAGTACGACCCGAACCGCACCGCAAACATTGCGCTGCTGCACTACACCGACGGCGAGAAGCGCTACATCATCGCGCCGAAGGGCATCAAGCAGGGCACCATCGTTGAGTCCGGCCCGAACGCCGACATCAAGGTGGGCAACAACCTGCCGCTCCGCAACATCCCGACCGGTACCACCATCCACGCAGTTGAGCTCAAGCCGGGCGCAGGCGCCAAGCTCGCCCGCTCCGCTGGCGCTTCTATCCAGCTGCTGGGTAAGGAAGGCAACTACGCAGTGCTGCGTATGCCGTCCTCTGAAATCCGCCGCGTGGACATTCGCTGCCGCGCCACCGTGGGTGAGGTCGGCAACGCCGACCAGATCAACATCCGCTGGGGTAAGGCCGGCCGTATGCGCTGGAAGGGCTGGCGCCCGACCGTGCGTGGTGTGGTTATGAACCCGGTCGACCACCCGCACGGTGGTGGTGAGGGTAAGACCTCTGGTGGTCGCCACCCGGTTTCGCCGTGGGGCCAGAAGGAAGGCCGCACCCGCAACCCGAACCGTTATTCCAACAACATGATCGTGCGGCGCCGCCGCTCGAAGAAGCGCTAAGAGGAGGTAAGTCAACATGCCACGCAGCCTGAAGAAGGGCCCGTTCGTCGATGAGCACCTCCTCAACAAGGTGGACGCTCAGAACGAGGCCGGCACCAAGCAGGTCATCAAGACCTGGTCTCGCCGTTCGACCATTCTCCCGGACTTCATCGGCCACACCTTCGCCGTTCACGACGGCCGTAAGCACGTGCCGGTGTTCGTCGACGAGTCCATGGTTGGCCACAAGCTCGGTGAGTTCGCCCCGACCAAGACTTTCAAGGGGCACGTCAAGCAAGAGAAGGGACGTCGATAAGCAATGGCTGACACGATCACCACTGCATCCGCGACGGCCAAGTTCGTCCGCACTTCGCCGATGAAGGCCCGCCGTGTGCTGGACCTCGTCCGCGGCAAGTCCGTGTCCGAGGCTCTCGCGATCCTGAAGTACGCGCCGCAGGCCGCCGCAACCCCGGTTGCCAAGGTCGTCGCGTCCGCAGCGGCCAACGCTGAGAACAACTTCGGCCTGGATCCGCGCACGCTGGTCATCTCCGAGTGCTACGCCAACGAGGGCCCGACCATGCGTCGCTACCAGCCGCGCGCACAGGGCCGCGCTTTCCAGATCCGGAAGCGCACCTCCCACATCACTGTTGTTGTCGAGTCCAAGGAAGGGGCGAAGTAATGGGTCAGAAAATCCACCCCCACGGCCTGCGCCTGGGTATTACGGCTGACTGGAAGTCCCACTGGTACGCCGACAAGAACTACGCCGACTACGTCGCCGAGGACATCAAGATCCGGGAGTTCCTCTCCACGGGTCTGGAGCGCGCCGGCATTGCCGACGTTGTCATCGAGCGCACCCGCGACCGCGTCCGCGTGGACATTCACACTGCCCGCCCGGGCATCGTGATTGGCCGCCGCGGCGCCGAGGCTGACCGCATCCGCCGCGAGCTGGAGAAGCTCACCGGCAAGATGGTTGCGCTGAACATCCTCGAGGTCAAGAACGTCGACGCGAACGCGACCCTGGTCGCCCAGTCGATTGCGGAACAGCTTGTCAACCGTGTGGCGTTCCGCCGCGCGATGCGCAAGGCTATCCAGTCCGCGATGCGCAACCCGCAGGTCAAGGGCATCAAGGTTATGTGCTCTGGCCGCCTGGGTGGCGCTGAAATGTCCCGTGTCGAGCGCTACCACGAAGGCCGTGTGCCGCTGCACACCCTCCGCGCGGAGATTGACTACGGCACGGCTGAAGCACACACCACCTTTGGCGTCATCGGCGTCAAGGTGTGGATCTACAAGGGCGATGTTGTTGGCGGCGTCCGCGAGTCTGAGCTCAACGCACCGAGCAACGACCGTCGTGGCCGCGGCGACCGCGATCGCCGCCCGCGCCGCGGTGGCCAGCGCCGCCAGCGTGCAGAGCAGAATCAGGAGGGCTAATCATGCTTATTCCTAAGCGCGTGAAGTACCGCCGCCAGCACCGCCCGGGCCGTTCCGGCGTGTCCAAGGGCGGCAACACCGTCAACTTCGGTGACTACGGCCTGCAGGCTCTCGAGCCGGCCTACATCACCAACCGTCAGATCGAGTCCGCTCGTATTGCGATCAACCGCCACGTCAAGCGTGGTGGCAAGGTCTGGATCAACATCTTCCCGGATCGTCCGCTGACCCAGAAGCCGCTTGGCGTGCGTATGGGTTCCGGTAAGGGCCCGGTGGAGAAGTGGGTGGCCAACGTCAAGCCTGGCCGCATCCTGTTTGAAATGTCCTACCCGAACGAGGAGACCGCTTTGGAGGCACTCCGCCGCGCAGGCGCGAAGCTTCCGTGCAAGACCCGCGTGATCAAGAAGGAGGACCTGTTCTAATGGCTGCCGGTACCCCCGCATCTGAATTCCGCGTGCTCACCGATGACGAGCTGCGCGACCGCCTGACTGAGGCGAAGGAAGAGCTGTTCAACCTGCGCTTCCAGCTCGCCACCGGTCAGCTGACCAACAACCGTCGCATCGGCACGGTCAAGCGCGACATCGCACGTATCTACACCGTGCTGCGCGAGCGCGAGCTCGGCCTGTCTGTCGTGCCCGAGTCCGAAGGAGCTGAGGCATAATGACTGAGGCAAAAGTGAACACTGAGACCGCGACCACCACCGGTAAGGGTCCGAAGAACACTCCGGCCCAGCCGAAGGAGAAGGGTCTGCAGAAGCGCCGCCGAGGTTACGTCGTGTCCGACAAGATGGACAAGACCATCGTCGTCGAGGTCGAGGACCGCAAGTCCCACGCCCTCTACGGCAAGATCGTGCGCACCACCAAGCGCGTGAAGGCACATGACGAGGACAACACCGCAGGTGTTGGCGATCTCGTCCGTATCGAGGAGACTCGCCCGCTGTCCAAGGACAAGCACTTCCGTCTCGTCGAGATCATCGAGAAGGCCCGTTAAGAGCTTCTTGCTTGTCGACGTTGCGTCGACCCCAATACCCGTCCAACCCCTCGCGGCTGGGCGGGTGTTCTTCTTTTTGCATTCAGCCGCGTACCTTGCCGAAACCATTTATTGTCATAAGTATGACGAAAGAAAATCTTCGTAGTGACGTTGTCGTGGTCGGCTTCGGCATGGTCGGCCACCGCTTTGCACAGGAGCTTGCGCAGCGACGCCCTGATACGTCCATCACCATCATCAACCGCG belongs to Corynebacterium glaucum and includes:
- the rplW gene encoding 50S ribosomal protein L23 produces the protein MAKIANPRDIIIAPVLSEKTYALMEQNTYTFFVNPSANKTQIKIAVEEIFGVDVASVNTANREGKRKRSRTGYGKRKDTKRAYVTLREGSDSIDIFGGATV
- the rplB gene encoding 50S ribosomal protein L2, with the translated sequence MAIRKYKPTTPGRRNSSVSEFEEITRSTPEKSLLRPLPKKGGRNTHGHITTRHRGGGHKRRYRVIDFRRSDKDGVQAKVAHIEYDPNRTANIALLHYTDGEKRYIIAPKGIKQGTIVESGPNADIKVGNNLPLRNIPTGTTIHAVELKPGAGAKLARSAGASIQLLGKEGNYAVLRMPSSEIRRVDIRCRATVGEVGNADQINIRWGKAGRMRWKGWRPTVRGVVMNPVDHPHGGGEGKTSGGRHPVSPWGQKEGRTRNPNRYSNNMIVRRRRSKKR
- the rpsS gene encoding 30S ribosomal protein S19; its protein translation is MPRSLKKGPFVDEHLLNKVDAQNEAGTKQVIKTWSRRSTILPDFIGHTFAVHDGRKHVPVFVDESMVGHKLGEFAPTKTFKGHVKQEKGRR
- the rplV gene encoding 50S ribosomal protein L22, which gives rise to MADTITTASATAKFVRTSPMKARRVLDLVRGKSVSEALAILKYAPQAAATPVAKVVASAAANAENNFGLDPRTLVISECYANEGPTMRRYQPRAQGRAFQIRKRTSHITVVVESKEGAK
- the rpsC gene encoding 30S ribosomal protein S3 is translated as MGQKIHPHGLRLGITADWKSHWYADKNYADYVAEDIKIREFLSTGLERAGIADVVIERTRDRVRVDIHTARPGIVIGRRGAEADRIRRELEKLTGKMVALNILEVKNVDANATLVAQSIAEQLVNRVAFRRAMRKAIQSAMRNPQVKGIKVMCSGRLGGAEMSRVERYHEGRVPLHTLRAEIDYGTAEAHTTFGVIGVKVWIYKGDVVGGVRESELNAPSNDRRGRGDRDRRPRRGGQRRQRAEQNQEG
- the rplP gene encoding 50S ribosomal protein L16; this encodes MLIPKRVKYRRQHRPGRSGVSKGGNTVNFGDYGLQALEPAYITNRQIESARIAINRHVKRGGKVWINIFPDRPLTQKPLGVRMGSGKGPVEKWVANVKPGRILFEMSYPNEETALEALRRAGAKLPCKTRVIKKEDLF
- the rpmC gene encoding 50S ribosomal protein L29; this translates as MAAGTPASEFRVLTDDELRDRLTEAKEELFNLRFQLATGQLTNNRRIGTVKRDIARIYTVLRERELGLSVVPESEGAEA
- the rpsQ gene encoding 30S ribosomal protein S17 is translated as MTEAKVNTETATTTGKGPKNTPAQPKEKGLQKRRRGYVVSDKMDKTIVVEVEDRKSHALYGKIVRTTKRVKAHDEDNTAGVGDLVRIEETRPLSKDKHFRLVEIIEKAR